In the genome of Nocardioides sp. NBC_00368, the window GGATGCCGGTCCACCGACCCCCGCACCCCCGATCCGGGAACCACCCCGAAGTCGGTGACCTTGCCGCGCGGCGAGAGCCGGGCGACCGCCCGGGCCAGCGGCCCCTCGGCCTCGTGCTCCAGCGCCCCCGCGAACCAGCGCAGGTTGCGCAGGTGGTCGGGATCGAGCGGATCGACGGTGGTCACCGTGAGGCGCCCGGTGGTCACCGTCCCCCACCGGTCGAGCACCACCGCGTCGATGCGGGCGGCCACCGCCCACGCAGGACCGGGCACCGACGAGATCCCGTGCCGGCGCCCGACCCAGCCGGCTACGACGCGAGGAAGCGCCAGCCCCAGGACGTAGGCAGCGACAGCACCGGCCACGAGAACGAGCATCTCCATGTGCGATCCCGGGTCAGCCCGTCTGCTGCTGGTAGCGGTCGAAGTCGCTCTGGTCGCCGGCCATCCACAGCGGCACGCTCGCCTTGAGCAGCAGCAGGAGCTGGGTGACGAACTCGGGGTCGCGCAGCGACTCGCCGAAGAGCTCGTTGATCCGCTTCCAGCGGTAGCGGACTGTCTGCGGATGCACCCCGAGCACCGCTGCGATCGCCGGCGCGCTCTCCCGCGTCTCGAGCCAGACCAGCAGGGTCTCGGTGAGGATCTCGCGGGAGTTGGCCGACTCGGCCAGCAGCGGTTCGAGCAGCTCCTGGGCGAGCTGGCGACGCATCACCGGCTCGGCGTGCAGCCAGATCTCGGTGCGGTAGGCGAGGCAGTCGATGACCGGCTTGGCCGGGATGACGCGTGCGTTGACCAACGCCAGGGCACGGTTGGCCCAGCGCCAGGCGGCCGGGACATCGGCCGGCGGCACCGGCCAGCAGATCGCGACCCGGGCCTTCGGAGCGGCCGCGCGGACCTCCTCGGTGACCGTGGTGGTGGCGCTGGGCGGGCAGATCACGACCTGCGTCGGCCGGCGTCGCCGGGTGAGCGCGACGGACGAGAGCGCGTCCGCGGAGATCTGGTCGGCGTCGAGCAGCTCGACCGCCATCACCGTCACCTTCTCCGGCAGTGGCCACTCGCCGAGTGCCGCCTGCGTCTCGATCTCGTCGTGCGACGCGCCCGACAGCATCCGGTCGATCAGCCGCGCGCGGGCGACGTCGTTGTTCTGGTCGCGGGCCTCGGTGCCGGCCTCGAAGCCGGTGCCGACCTGCGTGGTCAGGTGCTCGACGTACGACGTCATCATCTCGTTGAGCGCGTTCAGCGCCGCGGCGGAGAGCTCGTTCTCGACCGCCCGACGGCGCAGCTCGTCCCAGAGCTCGGTGGTGGCCATGTCGATGCCCTGGTCGACGATGGCCCGGTCCTGGCCCAGCGCGGCGACCTTGAAGCCGACCTTGCGGAAGTGGTCGTCGATCGCGATGTAGGGCGCCGAACGCCCGAGGCCCAGGTCGATGAAGTGCGACATCGCGCCGTGGACGGCGGTGAAGATGAGCTCCTCGAAGCCCTCGGTCTCGGCCGGCAGCCCCTCGCGCAGGTGACGAGTGATCTTGCGCGCGATCGGCCGCACCTCGCTCTCGAGGCTCTTCAGCATCCACACGGCGGAACCGGGGAGCCCGGGGGACTGGTGGGTCTGCGTCATCTCGTGCTCCGTCGCACGTCAAACTCCTTCGTCCAACATGCCCGAGAAGGTATCGACCACCATGGCACGTCTTTGCTTGGCGTGCCCCCGAAATGCGGTACGCCCGTGCCGCTGCGTGGCCCGGATGGGCAAAGCCCGCCGGGGGCCGATCGGCCGCCCGGCGGACTCGGGAGGGAGGCTCAGCCGCGCCGCGGGTTGGTGAGGTTGAGCTCGATGGTGTTCCCGTCGCCGGGTACGAGGGCATTGACCAGCCAGGTGTTGAGGCCGCAGTTCTGGAAGTCGCCGATCGAGTACGTCCCGGTGAGCCGGCCACCGGTGAAGACCCCGAACCGCTCACCCTCGGGCGTGGCCACGGGGATGGCCACCGGCTCGACGGTGCGGCAGAACGGCCCGGAGAAGGTCGGGAAGCCGACGACCTTGATGTTGGTGAGACGTACGTTGTAGTAGGAGGTGGCCTCGACATAGCTGCCGCCGCCCTCCGGATGGGGCGAGAGCGTGCCGGTGGTGGGGGCGGCCTCCTCGAAGCTGACGTCGGCGCTCATCGGGATGAACCCCGCCGCCTTGAACTCGGTGTGGGCGCCGGGAAGCGCGAGCGAGCCGGTGAACGCGCCGGTCGTGGTCTCCAGCGTCGTGTCCAGGACGGCCGGGCCGACCGGGATCTGCGACCCGGTCGAGGCGACGACCGTGGTGCCGTTGGCGTCGTAGAGGATGTCGAGCGGTGCGGCGTGGGCGGGTGCGGCCGCGGCGACGGTGAGCAGCGCTGCCGCGGCGGGGACGGCGAGCAGACCGAGCCGGCGCTTCATGAGGGTCGAGAGAGACATGACGGGCTCCTTCAAGATGGTGGAACAGGGAGACGCGACAACGGTGCGCCGCTCGGACGCACCGCTCTCGCTTGCCGGGTTCAGCTGACGTTGACGGCGCCGTTCGGGACGGAGACGTTGTAGGTGCCGTTGAACGAGGCCGGATCGCCGACGGAGATCGAGCCGAGGCAGTCGGCGACGACCGTGGTCACCTCCAGGGACCCGTCGCCCGTCTCGTCGACGACCAGCCGCTGCGTCGCCTCGTCGAAGTGGCCGTTGGCGGTGCCGGTGACCGTGAAGTCGCAGAGACCGGTGGAGTCGGTGACGCGTGCGCTGATGCCGCTGATCCAGCCGTCGACCTGGTCGGTGGCGGCGGAGGTCACCGAGGTGTCGTTCGTCTCGAGCTTCCAGGCGCCGCTGTGGGTGACGGTCAGCGGGGTGCCGAACTGCTCGGTGCAGCCGCCCCAGGTCGTCGATGAGATGGTCGCGAGATGGTCGGGGGCGAGCCCGCTCTTTCCGGTGCCGCTGTGGATGGAGCCGCTGGCGCCGGCCGAGGTGCAGAACATCGCGTTGAGCGGGACGGCGAAGGCGATGCCGCCGACAGCGGTGGCGCTGAAGGCGTGGTTGCCGGTGGCCGTGCTGCCGCCTACGGACACGGTGTAGGGAGGCGCGGCGCTGGCCATCGCCGGCGCGGCGAGGGTGAGGGCGGCGGCTGCCGCACCTACAAGGAGAAGCTTCTTCTTCATCGAAGGTCGTCCTTTCATGGCGATGGAGACTGGTTGTCTCCGTCGGGGCCCATTCATCCGCGTCGCGAATCGGGCTGTCGACGGCCATCTGCCCGAAACCACGAAATGGGGCGCCACGATGTCGCGTACGCGACATCCGATGTGGACGGCGGCCCGAGACTTGTCATGGGCATGACAAGTCCGGGGACCGGTTCCGACGTATCCGAGCCGACCTTGTTGCTTCCGCATATCCGCGATGCCACGTTGTCGGTATGCGACACACTCTGCAGCGTGCGGCGGCGCTGGCCATCCTCGCCGGCACCGCCTTCGCGATGCTCGGTCTGGGGGCGAGCGAGGCGGAGGAGGGTCCGTACCCGGGGCTGCCCGCCCCGGAGCAGCAGGAGCTGCCTCTCCGGCACGCCTCCTGGACCGGGGCGGCGAACTCGTCGCTCGCCGACGTGGAGCGGGCGCGTCAGTGGCTGCGTACGCCCCTCATGACGGTGGCCGCCGACTTCTACCAGGGACGTATCGAGGAATTCGACGCGACCAAGTACCGGCAGTGCACCAAGGCCGGCGCGAACATCTACTTCGTCGCTCAGCCAGGGTCCGCGTACAACTACGGCCAGACGCCCGACATCGTCGTTCGTACGGTCACCTTCGGTGCCGTCCCCGTCGAGGCGACCGTACGCCTGGAGCAGGAGAGAGCTGACGGACTCCCCGTGCCGATCGAGCTCGAGACCTTGACGTGCGCCCGAATTCCCCCGTTCGGGGTGGAGGTTCCGGACAGCCCGGTCAAGGGCCGGGTCAGTACGCGCGTGATGTCGGTGCGGGTTGAC includes:
- a CDS encoding PucR family transcriptional regulator, with the protein product MTQTHQSPGLPGSAVWMLKSLESEVRPIARKITRHLREGLPAETEGFEELIFTAVHGAMSHFIDLGLGRSAPYIAIDDHFRKVGFKVAALGQDRAIVDQGIDMATTELWDELRRRAVENELSAAALNALNEMMTSYVEHLTTQVGTGFEAGTEARDQNNDVARARLIDRMLSGASHDEIETQAALGEWPLPEKVTVMAVELLDADQISADALSSVALTRRRRPTQVVICPPSATTTVTEEVRAAAPKARVAICWPVPPADVPAAWRWANRALALVNARVIPAKPVIDCLAYRTEIWLHAEPVMRRQLAQELLEPLLAESANSREILTETLLVWLETRESAPAIAAVLGVHPQTVRYRWKRINELFGESLRDPEFVTQLLLLLKASVPLWMAGDQSDFDRYQQQTG